The genomic window ATTGTTGGGGATGAACTGTCCTGCCGACAACCGCTCAAGAACGGGGTGACGGCCGTCGATGATCTCGACGGCCGTGCCGTCATCAACGAGGGGTTTCACGTAGTTATGCCTCCTTGCAATAACGGAGAGGGACACAAGGAAATCCGTCTTTGCGAGGGCCTGGGCGGCAGAGATCAATTTCTGGTTTTCGGACTGGACCTTTTCGAGGAGCGTCTGGAAAAGGCTGTATTCAAGGTTCTTCAACCGTTCTTCCGAGCCCAGGACCTTCGACTCATATTCCTTGAGTTCAGGGGTGATGAAGCGTTCGCCGTTTACGAGGGTCTGTTTCCTGATGTAGGAGTCTGGCACGAGATCAAGGTTTGCCCGTGTCACTTCGATATAGTAGCCGTAGATCTTGTTATAACCGACCTTGAGGGATGAGATACCGCTCTTCTGTCTCTCCCGTTTTTCGAGATCGGCGATAAAGTCTTTTCCGCTCGTCGAGATCTTCCTGAGTTCATCAACTTCGCTGTTGTATCCGTCCCTGATGATTCCTCCGTCTCGCACGCCGAGGGGAGGATTGTCGACCATGCCTGACTCGATGATCCCTTTCAGCGAAGAGAAGTCCGAAAGCTCTTCTCCGAGAGCGGCGAGAAAAGGATTCTGTGAAGACGTGAGGGCCTTCCTGATTACCGGGAGATGGGCAAGAGAGGTCTTTATGGCGATGAGGTCTCTCGGATTCGCCGTTCTCGCCGTCACCCTTGAAGAGAGCCTTTCCAGGTCCTGAACCCGTCTCAGACTGTTCCGCAGGGTTTCGATGATCTCGTAGTCATCCATGAGCGACTCAACGGCGTTCAGACGGTCACGTATATCGGCAACGTCGATGAGCGGCCTGACAAGAGCATTCCTGAGGTAGCGGCCGCCCATAGCGGTGAGCGTTTCATCCATGACCGAAAGAAGGGTGCCTTCCGCCCCTCCTCTCAGGTCCCTGATGAGCTCAAGGTTCCTCTGTGTTGCGGCATCGAGGAACATGAAGGAAGTCTCTTTGAGGGGTGATATCTTTCTAAAACGTACCGGTTCTTTCAGCGTATCCCCGATGTACGCGACCAATGCGCCTGCTGCCGACAGTGACGCCGTCATGCCTTCGCATCCGAAACTTTCAAGTGATGAGACCTTGAAATGTTTGAGAAGGACCCTGTAGGCCTCAGGAAAGTCAAAGGACCAGTCATGAATAGGCGAGGCATAGTAGTCCCTGACGATCTCGGAATAGTGCAGCGCGTCCCTCAGACTCTCGGGGTAGAGGATCTCTTTCGGTTCAAACCGGCTCAACTCGTCTCCCAGCGGCTGTTCCGTCTCATAGACCAGGAACTCGCCGGTAGAGATATCGGCAAGGGCGATGCCGTGTTTCATCCCGTCCGGGAAGAAACTGAGGATATAGGTGTTCTCCTTGGGCTGCTCGGGCGTGTGAGTACCCGGGGTTATGACCTTTACCACCTCCCGCTGCACAATGCCCTTGGCTTCTTTTGCATCTTCCATCTGTTCGCAGATAGCAACCTTATGGCCTGCCTTGACGAGACGTGCTATATACGACTCGGCGGCAAAATAGGGGATGCCGCACATGGGCAGGGGGTCTTCCTTTGTCTTATCCCGAGAGGTGAGGGCTATCTGGAGGATCTTCGATGCCATCTTCGCGTCCTCGCCGAACATTTCATAGAAATCCCCGAGGCGGAAAAGGAGAATCGCATCGCCGTGTTTCTCTTTGATACTGGCGTACTGCCTCATGAGCGGTGTGAGTTCGGACATGAGATATTAAATACCATACCCTGGTGAAAGTTCAATAGAGCGGATAAAGCTGGCTGAGGAGGCCAAGGAGCGGTGGGCGACAGGGTAGACAGACCCTCGCGCGCGCTCCCTTCTCCATAGACACCTTTGGTACCTGTTTGCCCAGACGCCCGTTGAAAATACCTGAAGAAAAGAGCTAAACTAACGTTTAAGTACGGTACCGGTATGTCAGAGAATCGCCGGAGTATTGAGAAGATCGCCTGAGAACGAGAGCGGACAGGCGCAGCACGGGGAAAAGATTCAGGGAATTGGTCGGCTTCTCGGTCATGCATATCCAGGAGAATGAGAGGGAAACTGGGAAGGAGGAGAGATGAAGACTGCCTTAATCACCGGCATAACCGGTCAAGACGGCGCATATTTGGCAGAGTTGCTTCTGAAGAAGGGCTACACGGTCCACGGGATCAAGCGACGCTCATCCCTCTTCAATACGCAGCGTGTGGACCATATGTACACAGACCCTCATGAGGGAAAGGCGAGATTCTTCATGCACTATGGAGATCTGACGGATGCAACAAACCTCATACGGATTATCCAGGAGACTCAGCCCGATGAGATCTATAACCTTGCTGCCCAATCCCATGTACAGGTATCTTTCGATACGGCTGAGTACACTGCCAATGCCGATGCTGTCGGCACGCTGAGACTCCTTGAGGCCTTGCGGATCCTCGACATGACGAAGACCGTCAGATTTTATC from Thermodesulfovibrionales bacterium includes these protein-coding regions:
- the mutS gene encoding DNA mismatch repair protein MutS — encoded protein: MSELTPLMRQYASIKEKHGDAILLFRLGDFYEMFGEDAKMASKILQIALTSRDKTKEDPLPMCGIPYFAAESYIARLVKAGHKVAICEQMEDAKEAKGIVQREVVKVITPGTHTPEQPKENTYILSFFPDGMKHGIALADISTGEFLVYETEQPLGDELSRFEPKEILYPESLRDALHYSEIVRDYYASPIHDWSFDFPEAYRVLLKHFKVSSLESFGCEGMTASLSAAGALVAYIGDTLKEPVRFRKISPLKETSFMFLDAATQRNLELIRDLRGGAEGTLLSVMDETLTAMGGRYLRNALVRPLIDVADIRDRLNAVESLMDDYEIIETLRNSLRRVQDLERLSSRVTARTANPRDLIAIKTSLAHLPVIRKALTSSQNPFLAALGEELSDFSSLKGIIESGMVDNPPLGVRDGGIIRDGYNSEVDELRKISTSGKDFIADLEKRERQKSGISSLKVGYNKIYGYYIEVTRANLDLVPDSYIRKQTLVNGERFITPELKEYESKVLGSEERLKNLEYSLFQTLLEKVQSENQKLISAAQALAKTDFLVSLSVIARRHNYVKPLVDDGTAVEIIDGRHPVLERLSAGQFIPNNTSVDSESDRVLIITGPNMAGKSTFMRQTALIVLMAQLGSFVPAAEARIGLIDRIFTRIGASDFLSKGQSTFMVEMIEAANILNNATGRSLIILDEIGRGTSTFDGISIAWSVAEHILRKIGARTLFATHYNELTELSMTLEGVRNYNISVKEWGDEIIFLRKIMPGPADKSYGIHVARLAGLPDEVIDRAREVLTSFEKDEMHKAGRTGFMLKGSVRKAGQMDLFETTEDPLLDEIMNMDMSSLTPKSALGKLKQLRKRAEKLSQESLDK